Proteins encoded in a region of the Pseudomonas syringae KCTC 12500 genome:
- a CDS encoding cysteine-rich CWC family protein, which produces MTTASPDTALCPLCGFSNQCSLADPRTVDRPCWCFSQSIDPALLAALPDNLRDKACLCPRCAGIEDAAPGPQARRATE; this is translated from the coding sequence ATGACAACGGCCTCCCCTGACACCGCGCTGTGCCCCTTGTGCGGCTTCAGCAACCAATGCAGCCTGGCCGATCCGCGCACCGTGGACCGGCCCTGCTGGTGCTTTTCGCAAAGCATCGACCCGGCATTGCTGGCAGCCCTGCCGGATAACCTTCGCGACAAGGCCTGTCTGTGCCCGCGCTGCGCCGGGATCGAGGATGCCGCGCCAGGTCCCCAGGCACGCCGGGCCACAGAGTAA
- a CDS encoding pseudouridine synthase gives MRLDRFLSNLPRFNRQQVRLALASGRVQVDGQATRDPHHEVREFSCVALDEEILQAGKVPRYFMLHKPEGCVSATSDAQHPTVLDLLDEPDKHELHIAGRLDFNTTGLMLITNDGQWSRRLTQPQTKMPKVYYVETEQPIDERYAAKFAEGLYFAFENLTTQPAQLTLLGPQSARLSIVEGRYHQVKRMFGHFDNKVLRLHRETIGALALDPDLRPGSYRALNAGEIGLF, from the coding sequence ATGCGCCTTGATCGTTTCCTCAGCAACCTGCCACGCTTCAATCGTCAGCAAGTGCGCCTGGCACTGGCCAGCGGACGCGTGCAGGTAGACGGCCAGGCAACCCGCGACCCGCACCACGAAGTACGCGAATTCAGTTGTGTGGCGCTCGACGAAGAGATCCTCCAGGCAGGCAAAGTCCCCCGCTACTTCATGCTGCACAAACCTGAAGGCTGCGTCAGCGCGACGAGCGATGCGCAGCATCCAACCGTGCTCGATTTGCTGGACGAGCCTGACAAGCACGAACTGCACATCGCCGGACGGCTGGACTTCAACACCACCGGCCTGATGCTGATAACCAACGATGGTCAATGGTCGCGGCGCCTGACTCAGCCACAGACCAAAATGCCCAAGGTGTATTACGTCGAGACCGAGCAACCGATCGACGAACGCTACGCCGCGAAGTTTGCCGAAGGCCTGTATTTCGCATTCGAAAACCTCACCACACAACCGGCGCAATTGACCTTGTTGGGGCCGCAAAGTGCGCGCCTGAGCATTGTCGAAGGCCGCTATCATCAGGTGAAACGAATGTTCGGCCACTTCGACAATAAAGTGTTGCGCCTGCATCGGGAAACGATCGGCGCGCTGGCGCTGGACCCCGACCTGCGCCCCGGCAGCTATCGCGCGCTGAACGCCGGAGAAATCGGCCTGTTTTGA
- a CDS encoding alpha/beta fold hydrolase, whose amino-acid sequence MSPEKAVLDIQGQFRVYTELYRTDAAAKTIILVNGSLATTASFTQTVRNLYPTFNVVLYDQPYSGKSKPHNLHGAPLTREEEGQLLLELIDHFNAEHVLSFSWGGAATLVALAHRPKRIESAVISSFSPVINEKMHDYLCHGITHLGAHNRYDMGHLINNTVGKHLPTLFKRFNFRHISSLDAHEYDQMHYHFSQVLELDPDNYLTAGKNITVPILFINGALDEYTCAHDAAHFSRYLRDCSFSTIDATGHFLDMEHKAACRDSKQVLMNFLQPAQVSRDVHNRVQDYPSLTF is encoded by the coding sequence ATGTCGCCAGAAAAAGCAGTGCTCGACATACAAGGACAGTTTCGGGTTTATACCGAACTCTATCGCACCGATGCCGCCGCCAAGACCATCATTCTGGTCAACGGCTCATTGGCCACCACCGCTTCATTTACCCAGACCGTCCGCAACCTCTACCCGACCTTCAACGTGGTGCTTTACGACCAGCCCTATTCAGGCAAATCCAAACCGCACAACCTGCATGGCGCGCCACTGACCCGGGAAGAAGAAGGCCAGTTGCTGCTGGAACTGATCGATCACTTCAACGCCGAGCACGTGCTGTCGTTCTCGTGGGGCGGCGCGGCCACGCTGGTTGCTTTGGCGCATCGGCCGAAACGCATCGAAAGCGCAGTGATCAGCTCGTTCTCCCCAGTGATCAACGAGAAGATGCATGACTACCTGTGTCACGGCATCACGCACCTGGGCGCGCATAACCGTTATGACATGGGCCACCTGATCAACAACACCGTCGGCAAGCATCTGCCTACGTTGTTCAAACGCTTCAATTTCCGTCATATCAGCAGCCTGGATGCTCACGAATATGACCAGATGCATTACCACTTCAGCCAGGTCCTGGAGCTCGACCCGGACAATTACCTGACCGCAGGCAAGAACATCACCGTCCCCATACTGTTCATCAACGGAGCCCTGGACGAATACACCTGCGCGCACGACGCCGCCCACTTCTCCAGATACCTTCGCGACTGCAGCTTCAGCACCATCGACGCCACCGGCCACTTCCTGGACATGGAACACAAGGCCGCCTGCCGCGACTCGAAACAGGTACTGATGAATTTCCTGCAACCGGCACAGGTGTCACGCGACGTCCATAACCGGGTTCAGGACTACCCGTCCCTGACCTTCTGA
- a CDS encoding DEAD/DEAH box helicase, giving the protein MDQESIVRYWHAVELLQPQSAPKLKKRANRYEAFIHDTSIQRPLLPWTPESIVSQQELPKKRIWSHTLYAHLYDSRLVAEKLDAMYGADQGYQEPRFRESAVFAAKFTMAGRLVDDSLVLSSEAWFLGRVLTGKDWTRGFETDQKTVRERANALFEGEVSSADLRELTHWTLQFLGLGDFFGEMDHHHFRFRSQPVKPDKPESEDDPLNSFLLDDLADVADAISRGVKSEPLDQYLRYHDPELRLHMDDKRASLPLMGRLMPDAYASSCWPTEHHLGLVHSQQLAVNTIQSTLADGQGLLGVNGPPGTGKTTLLRDLIAAIITSRADAFAKLRRASDAFLSDGREAANDGGKQQYGFKLNPALYGFEIVVASSNNGAVENVTLELPQRDKIDESWLPEAEYFAELGELVSDKPAWGLISGALGSKARRNKFVDRYFYGQRPFGSEDKAAAQVEDETEVDPDEEVDNIVEALFSASSAEMEDADDSESQSEDAPPEEEKGPKGFWGWLNVSAEVNAVRSPEQRQALWQQAVSDYEAVKAQERKACRDASRIRELILAILEARKKIAEDSEKLRSFEQSLIEVANELSRLDNEEGGPANTALKKCLDALGMLPPRPGFWSNVFSLGNARRDWNAARALLESRRDVAKAEFARITRLTQQLDIDKVQAERKITDARRVLQGSQQQDQALTRDAWELATTHQADHLLAWLKDNAIGDGDAIELAEPWRIEGWRKARARVFIQALKLHQTFFELEASRLRSNLFMINSLLTGSRFQGLSRDAIRSAWASLFMVVPVLSSTFASFARSFGSLGASEIGWLLVDEAGQAAPQQAVGALWRSRRALLVGDPLQLKPIVTVSDAVLEHMRTRYGVDAHWIPNQKSAQVLADEATPWGRMAGPAGGKTWVGLPLVVHRRCDKPMYALANRIAYDGAMVYGTIAPRADKETLASLPTGWIHVSGSSEGNWVPAEGQVLRDLLKRLHGDGVEAKDISVITPFKAVQQNLKRILRGKLVSGTIHTMQGKEASIVIVVLGGNTAGAGARNWAVSEPNLLNVAATRAKRRLYVIGDRNDWKHRQLFCDVMDLLPLQDIQAHQ; this is encoded by the coding sequence ATGGATCAAGAAAGCATCGTCCGGTACTGGCATGCGGTCGAGTTGTTGCAACCACAATCAGCACCCAAGCTGAAAAAACGCGCTAATCGATACGAAGCGTTTATCCATGACACGTCAATTCAGCGCCCGCTGCTTCCGTGGACCCCGGAAAGTATCGTCAGTCAACAGGAGCTGCCCAAGAAGCGCATATGGAGCCACACGCTCTATGCTCATCTTTACGACAGTCGTCTCGTTGCCGAGAAGCTCGATGCGATGTACGGCGCCGATCAAGGCTATCAGGAGCCCAGGTTTCGCGAGTCAGCCGTGTTTGCGGCAAAATTCACGATGGCGGGCCGACTGGTCGATGACAGTCTCGTGCTTTCAAGCGAAGCGTGGTTTCTAGGGCGGGTATTGACCGGCAAGGACTGGACCAGAGGGTTCGAGACCGACCAAAAGACCGTCAGGGAGCGCGCCAACGCCCTGTTCGAAGGTGAGGTATCAAGCGCAGACTTGCGCGAACTGACTCACTGGACCCTCCAGTTCCTGGGGCTGGGGGACTTTTTTGGTGAGATGGACCACCATCATTTTCGCTTTCGCTCACAACCCGTCAAGCCCGACAAGCCCGAGTCGGAAGACGATCCACTGAACAGCTTTTTGCTGGACGATCTTGCCGATGTCGCCGATGCGATCTCCAGAGGGGTGAAAAGCGAACCACTGGACCAGTACCTGCGCTATCACGATCCCGAGCTTCGCCTGCATATGGATGATAAGCGTGCATCGTTGCCACTGATGGGGCGACTGATGCCGGATGCCTACGCCAGTAGTTGTTGGCCCACCGAGCACCATTTGGGCCTGGTGCATTCCCAGCAGCTGGCGGTCAACACAATCCAGTCCACCCTTGCCGATGGTCAAGGATTGCTTGGCGTCAACGGCCCACCTGGAACGGGCAAGACGACGCTGTTGCGCGACCTTATTGCAGCGATTATCACCAGCCGCGCCGATGCGTTCGCCAAGCTACGCCGCGCTTCCGATGCATTCTTAAGCGACGGGCGCGAAGCCGCTAACGACGGTGGTAAGCAGCAATATGGTTTCAAGCTCAACCCGGCACTGTATGGCTTCGAAATCGTGGTCGCTTCATCCAACAACGGTGCCGTGGAAAATGTGACACTGGAACTGCCGCAGCGAGACAAGATTGATGAAAGTTGGCTGCCAGAAGCAGAGTATTTCGCGGAGCTGGGGGAACTTGTCTCGGATAAGCCTGCGTGGGGACTGATTTCCGGTGCATTGGGGAGTAAGGCGCGTCGCAACAAATTCGTAGATCGTTACTTCTATGGTCAGCGCCCGTTTGGCAGCGAAGACAAGGCTGCGGCGCAGGTAGAAGACGAGACGGAGGTCGACCCTGACGAAGAAGTCGACAACATCGTGGAAGCACTCTTTTCGGCCTCCTCTGCCGAGATGGAAGACGCTGACGACAGCGAGAGCCAGAGCGAAGATGCTCCACCCGAGGAAGAGAAGGGCCCGAAGGGATTTTGGGGGTGGCTCAATGTGAGTGCCGAGGTGAATGCGGTCCGTTCACCAGAGCAACGTCAAGCGTTGTGGCAGCAAGCAGTCTCTGACTACGAGGCGGTCAAGGCGCAAGAACGCAAAGCATGCCGTGACGCCAGTCGGATTCGTGAGTTGATCCTGGCCATCCTCGAGGCCAGGAAGAAGATTGCCGAAGACTCCGAAAAACTCAGGTCATTCGAACAGTCGCTGATTGAGGTAGCCAATGAACTCTCGCGCCTGGATAACGAGGAAGGTGGTCCCGCCAATACGGCACTGAAGAAGTGTCTTGACGCGCTTGGGATGCTCCCACCCAGACCCGGTTTCTGGTCAAATGTATTCAGTCTGGGAAATGCTCGACGCGACTGGAATGCCGCTCGGGCACTGCTGGAAAGCCGACGTGACGTTGCCAAGGCCGAGTTCGCGCGGATCACACGCCTTACTCAACAACTCGATATCGATAAGGTCCAGGCGGAAAGAAAAATCACTGACGCGCGCCGAGTGCTTCAGGGATCGCAGCAGCAGGACCAAGCGCTTACGCGCGATGCCTGGGAACTGGCAACCACTCATCAGGCTGACCATCTGCTTGCTTGGTTAAAAGACAACGCTATCGGGGATGGGGATGCCATTGAACTGGCCGAACCCTGGCGCATTGAAGGCTGGCGGAAGGCACGTGCGCGGGTTTTCATCCAGGCACTGAAGCTCCACCAGACGTTCTTCGAGCTTGAGGCGTCAAGACTGCGTTCCAATTTATTCATGATCAATAGTCTGCTGACCGGTTCGCGTTTCCAAGGGTTGTCGCGCGATGCAATCCGTTCGGCGTGGGCTTCTTTGTTCATGGTCGTTCCGGTGTTGAGCAGCACCTTCGCATCATTCGCCCGTTCGTTTGGCTCGCTGGGTGCCAGTGAGATTGGCTGGTTACTCGTGGATGAGGCCGGTCAGGCCGCTCCGCAACAGGCAGTCGGCGCACTGTGGCGGTCCCGACGCGCGTTGCTGGTGGGGGACCCGCTGCAACTCAAGCCCATCGTTACCGTATCCGATGCGGTGCTGGAGCACATGCGTACACGTTACGGGGTTGATGCGCACTGGATTCCCAATCAAAAATCCGCACAGGTGCTGGCTGACGAAGCCACTCCTTGGGGACGCATGGCCGGGCCCGCCGGCGGCAAGACGTGGGTAGGATTGCCACTGGTCGTGCATCGCCGCTGCGACAAGCCTATGTATGCACTCGCCAACCGTATCGCCTACGACGGAGCAATGGTGTATGGAACGATTGCACCGCGCGCCGACAAAGAAACCCTCGCCAGTCTGCCGACAGGGTGGATACATGTCAGTGGGTCTTCCGAAGGAAATTGGGTGCCTGCGGAAGGCCAGGTCTTGCGCGACCTGCTCAAGCGGCTGCATGGCGATGGCGTAGAGGCGAAAGATATTTCGGTCATCACGCCTTTCAAGGCTGTGCAGCAAAACCTCAAGCGCATACTCCGAGGCAAGCTAGTGTCGGGCACGATCCACACGATGCAAGGCAAGGAAGCATCGATCGTCATCGTCGTATTGGGCGGCAACACTGCCGGAGCGGGTGCTCGCAACTGGGCTGTTTCAGAACCTAACCTGCTGAACGTGGCTGCGACGCGTGCCAAGCGACGTCTCTATGTGATTGGCGACAGAAACGACTGGAAGCACCGGCAGTTGTTCTGTGACGTCATGGATCTGCTACCGCTTCAGGATATTCAAGCACACCAGTAA
- a CDS encoding right-handed parallel beta-helix repeat-containing protein — translation MTPLQSLLQSGYLKIAATLVLLFSGAQCVRAADIPDGFAKDVTGGGSAAAVHPSTLDELRSALCASHDSHGACTDDTPRVIVLDHTFDFRASVIANGNTTTTEPGCVVKPCPQGGEQLALNGANNFCQSRPRVMVTYDNAGLKPLKVGSNKTLIGLGDKAGIQGAGLFIGDGAHNVIVRNLTLSDINPRVVWGGDALTLNNADGVWIDHNTFARIGRQMIVTGWGTASHVTISSNEFDGRTPYSSTCDGHHYWVWLFLGSQDTLTLSRNYVHDTSGRAPHSGGMNNAQVRAQLVNNVFQRMTYQGAIMSRTSSSQLLVEGNDFENVAHPLYNDVDQPGTAFALFDPVSKAANDACMSAIGRTCVVNQQRSSGEDYRPRDASALEAFREYRQYLVMPVSAQEAKARVPGEAGVGKVSAGLL, via the coding sequence ATGACGCCCCTGCAATCTCTTTTGCAAAGCGGCTATCTGAAGATCGCCGCCACTCTGGTTCTGCTCTTTTCAGGCGCGCAATGCGTGCGGGCAGCAGACATTCCTGACGGTTTCGCCAAGGATGTGACCGGCGGAGGCTCCGCGGCTGCCGTGCATCCCTCCACGCTGGATGAACTTCGCTCAGCACTCTGTGCGTCGCATGACTCGCACGGTGCCTGCACCGATGACACACCGCGAGTGATTGTCCTGGACCACACGTTCGACTTCCGCGCGAGCGTGATTGCCAACGGCAATACCACAACCACCGAGCCTGGCTGCGTAGTGAAACCGTGCCCGCAAGGTGGTGAGCAACTTGCACTGAATGGCGCCAACAACTTCTGCCAATCAAGGCCACGTGTCATGGTGACCTACGACAACGCGGGGCTGAAACCACTGAAAGTCGGCTCCAACAAGACATTGATCGGGCTCGGCGACAAGGCAGGCATTCAGGGCGCCGGGCTGTTCATTGGCGACGGCGCGCATAACGTGATCGTTCGCAACCTGACGCTTTCGGATATCAATCCACGTGTCGTATGGGGCGGCGATGCGCTGACCCTGAACAATGCTGATGGCGTGTGGATCGATCACAACACATTTGCGCGGATCGGCAGACAGATGATTGTTACGGGCTGGGGCACTGCGTCACACGTCACCATTTCCAGCAATGAGTTCGACGGCCGAACGCCTTACTCGTCTACCTGCGATGGCCATCATTACTGGGTATGGCTGTTCCTCGGCAGTCAGGACACGCTGACGCTGTCGAGAAACTATGTACACGATACCTCTGGCAGAGCACCCCATTCAGGTGGCATGAACAATGCGCAGGTTCGTGCCCAACTGGTCAACAACGTTTTCCAGCGCATGACCTATCAAGGCGCAATCATGTCGCGTACCTCATCGTCACAGCTGCTGGTCGAGGGAAACGACTTCGAGAACGTGGCTCATCCGCTGTATAACGATGTGGACCAGCCAGGCACGGCGTTCGCCTTGTTCGATCCGGTTTCAAAAGCCGCCAATGATGCGTGTATGAGCGCGATAGGCAGAACCTGTGTCGTGAATCAGCAGCGCAGCAGTGGCGAGGACTATCGCCCTCGGGATGCCTCTGCCCTGGAGGCGTTCAGGGAGTATCGGCAGTATCTGGTGATGCCCGTTTCGGCGCAGGAAGCCAAGGCGCGGGTGCCGGGAGAGGCGGGGGTGGGGAAAGTCAGTGCCGGTCTACTGTAA
- the yiaY gene encoding L-threonine dehydrogenase yields the protein MISTFFIPAVNIIGTGCIDEAMLAIRKYGFRKALIVTDAGLAKAGVASQVAGLLVEQGIDSVVYDGARPNPTIANVENGLALLQERQCDFVISLGGGSPHDCAKGIALCASNGGHISDYEGVDRSAKPQLPLIAINTTAGTASEMTRFCIITDEARHVKMAIIDRNVTPLLSVNDPDMMVAMPRSLTAATGMDALTHAIEAYVSTAANPITDACALQAMALIANNLRDAFNNGANITARENMAYAQFLAGMAFNNASLGYVHAMAHQLGGFYDLPHGVCNAVLLPHVQRFNASVSAARLTDVAHAMGSNIRGLSPEEGAQAAIDAIHALSAAVEIPAGLAALGVKEEDFPLLATNALKDACGLTNPRPADLEQIQDIFRQAL from the coding sequence ATGATCAGCACTTTTTTCATCCCCGCCGTGAACATCATCGGCACTGGCTGCATTGACGAAGCCATGCTCGCCATACGCAAATACGGATTTCGCAAGGCGCTGATCGTCACGGATGCGGGGCTCGCCAAGGCTGGAGTAGCCAGTCAGGTCGCCGGGCTGCTGGTGGAGCAGGGCATCGACTCGGTGGTGTACGACGGTGCCCGCCCCAACCCGACCATCGCCAATGTCGAGAACGGTCTTGCCTTGTTGCAGGAGCGCCAGTGCGATTTCGTCATATCGCTTGGCGGCGGCTCGCCCCACGACTGTGCGAAAGGTATTGCCCTGTGCGCCAGCAACGGAGGGCACATCAGTGACTATGAGGGCGTCGACCGTTCGGCTAAACCGCAGTTGCCGCTGATCGCCATCAATACCACCGCCGGAACCGCGAGTGAGATGACCCGCTTCTGCATCATCACCGATGAAGCGCGGCACGTAAAAATGGCGATCATCGACCGCAACGTCACACCGCTGCTGTCCGTGAATGATCCCGACATGATGGTCGCCATGCCCAGGTCGCTGACTGCCGCCACTGGCATGGATGCCTTGACTCACGCAATCGAAGCCTATGTCTCCACGGCTGCCAACCCGATCACCGATGCCTGCGCGTTGCAGGCCATGGCGCTGATCGCCAACAATTTGCGTGACGCATTCAACAACGGGGCAAACATCACCGCCCGCGAGAACATGGCCTATGCCCAGTTTCTGGCCGGCATGGCGTTCAATAACGCGTCACTGGGCTATGTGCATGCCATGGCGCACCAGTTGGGCGGCTTTTATGATTTGCCCCACGGTGTCTGCAACGCCGTACTGCTGCCCCATGTGCAGCGCTTCAACGCCAGCGTCAGCGCTGCTCGCCTGACCGACGTTGCGCACGCCATGGGCAGCAATATCCGTGGGCTGTCTCCAGAAGAAGGCGCGCAGGCCGCCATCGACGCCATTCATGCATTGTCGGCTGCCGTGGAAATCCCGGCAGGTCTTGCTGCGCTGGGCGTCAAGGAGGAAGACTTCCCACTGTTGGCCACCAATGCCCTGAAAGATGCCTGTGGCCTGACCAATCCGCGTCCTGCCGATCTTGAGCAGATTCAGGACATATTTCGCCAGGCACTTTAA
- a CDS encoding class I SAM-dependent methyltransferase, whose translation MSVITSTSPIAATDHLAQFLGLLETSLSQNSLIKLVLAKYVGSEADLQRIIIKPLTVKEQPCLSFVYRYKTRDITKNFSLAEAVTVIASLIPASFKNAHLLSLTDEVQLEFSKKGKTTLFKSKAQQERQAPSAGHDREKKRYLELTRPFLTDLGVTNRQHELIPAMSRKWKQINKFIEVFSHALSSSPLKLDQPIKVADFGSGKGYLTFAIHDYLCNTLQAQGQVTGVELREDMVSLCNEAAAKLDHPGLTFAQGDVRTVAPSALDVMIALHACDIATDYAIHMGIRSGASIIMCSPCCHKQIRLQIQSPTLLKPMLQYGLHMGQQAEMVTDSLRALLLEACGYETKVFEFISLEHTNKNKMILAVKRTEPVDPAQLLARIQELKTFYGLSEHCLETLLKSDGFIG comes from the coding sequence ATGTCAGTCATTACCTCCACGTCACCCATCGCTGCGACCGATCATCTCGCGCAGTTCCTCGGCCTGCTGGAGACCAGCCTGTCGCAGAACTCGCTGATCAAGCTGGTCCTGGCCAAATACGTGGGCAGCGAGGCTGATCTGCAGCGGATCATCATCAAGCCGCTGACCGTCAAGGAACAACCGTGCCTGAGCTTCGTGTATCGCTACAAGACTCGCGACATCACCAAGAATTTTTCGCTTGCTGAAGCGGTGACTGTCATTGCCAGCCTGATACCGGCGTCCTTCAAGAACGCGCACCTTTTGTCGCTGACCGACGAGGTGCAGCTGGAGTTCAGCAAGAAGGGCAAGACGACGCTGTTCAAAAGCAAGGCTCAGCAGGAGCGCCAGGCTCCTTCGGCCGGGCATGACCGCGAGAAGAAACGCTACCTGGAGCTTACCCGGCCATTCCTGACTGACTTGGGTGTGACCAATCGCCAGCATGAGCTGATTCCGGCCATGTCGCGCAAATGGAAGCAGATCAACAAGTTCATCGAAGTGTTTTCCCATGCACTGAGCTCATCGCCGCTCAAGCTCGATCAGCCGATCAAGGTTGCGGACTTCGGCTCAGGCAAGGGTTATCTGACCTTCGCCATCCACGACTACCTGTGCAACACCTTGCAGGCGCAAGGGCAGGTGACCGGTGTCGAACTGCGCGAAGACATGGTCAGTTTGTGCAACGAGGCGGCGGCGAAGCTCGATCATCCGGGGCTGACCTTTGCGCAGGGTGACGTGCGTACGGTGGCGCCCAGCGCGCTGGACGTGATGATCGCGCTGCACGCCTGTGATATCGCGACAGACTACGCCATTCATATGGGCATTCGCTCCGGCGCCTCGATCATCATGTGCTCGCCGTGCTGCCACAAACAGATCCGCTTGCAGATCCAGAGCCCGACGCTGTTGAAGCCGATGCTGCAATACGGTCTGCACATGGGCCAGCAGGCAGAAATGGTCACCGACAGCCTGCGCGCGCTGTTGCTGGAGGCATGCGGTTACGAGACCAAAGTGTTCGAGTTCATTTCGCTGGAGCACACCAACAAAAACAAGATGATCCTCGCGGTCAAGCGTACTGAGCCGGTCGATCCGGCTCAGTTGCTGGCGCGTATTCAGGAGCTCAAGACGTTCTACGGCCTTAGCGAGCATTGCCTGGAAACGCTCCTCAAGAGCGACGGTTTTATCGGCTGA
- a CDS encoding alpha-xenorhabdolysin family binary toxin subunit A, with the protein MLTPAALLENEDIARVTLKPVEYLNVIFDDEKSGGRSAGLVLTKEDILSLKRYERHALNIPTSLSRVEQQLGFTKSGIPGLEPEDMLQTYKAINSHGKSWSGIEDGIKRTGFNIDLFAAQFSVQGQQIIDRIEKMDFARQLDLTVADLIIEEVRNTPPVPLEKNDQRVCSTLAEFLKKTASQIKNHQHAAETLEQHIDTFSSVLSVTLIPGINDKVKLAARSDLDQQIKELEKDIEQLTTDIEQKNKEYKTTLNNIAWGGFGGPIGVAITGGIFGAKAEKIRKEKNRMVASKAQKVQLLKEKVPLTGAVRSLQLMFDDMYIRMLDAHKGVTHLKDLWLLLATYIERSAHELAAIKDDQALLIFAMQFQGVVMPWLKIKGKTTELLKIFDSALDQFKREQQPAIGIGR; encoded by the coding sequence ATGTTGACTCCAGCAGCACTTTTGGAAAACGAAGACATCGCACGGGTTACCTTGAAACCCGTCGAATACCTGAACGTTATCTTTGATGATGAAAAAAGTGGTGGCCGTAGCGCCGGCCTTGTTCTGACCAAGGAAGACATTCTTAGTCTGAAACGCTACGAACGACACGCCCTTAATATTCCCACGTCACTTTCGCGCGTCGAACAGCAATTGGGTTTTACCAAAAGTGGCATTCCCGGGCTTGAGCCTGAAGACATGCTCCAGACCTACAAGGCCATTAACAGTCACGGCAAAAGCTGGTCGGGGATCGAGGATGGCATCAAGCGTACCGGGTTCAATATTGACCTGTTTGCCGCGCAGTTCTCGGTACAGGGTCAGCAGATCATCGACCGCATTGAAAAGATGGATTTTGCCAGACAGCTGGATCTGACTGTTGCCGATTTGATCATTGAAGAGGTCCGCAACACACCTCCGGTACCCTTGGAAAAAAACGATCAAAGGGTCTGTAGCACGCTGGCTGAATTTCTGAAGAAAACGGCGTCACAAATAAAAAACCATCAGCACGCTGCCGAAACACTGGAGCAACACATCGATACGTTCAGCTCCGTACTAAGCGTCACGCTCATTCCCGGCATCAACGACAAAGTGAAACTGGCTGCGCGCTCAGACCTGGACCAGCAAATCAAGGAGCTGGAAAAAGATATCGAACAACTGACGACGGACATCGAGCAGAAAAACAAGGAGTATAAAACCACACTGAATAATATTGCCTGGGGTGGTTTCGGCGGCCCCATCGGGGTCGCTATCACAGGAGGTATTTTTGGCGCCAAAGCGGAAAAGATCCGAAAAGAAAAAAATCGAATGGTTGCTTCAAAGGCTCAGAAAGTTCAACTGCTCAAGGAAAAAGTTCCTTTGACAGGCGCCGTGCGCAGCCTGCAACTCATGTTTGATGATATGTATATTCGTATGTTGGACGCTCACAAAGGCGTCACCCACCTGAAAGACCTCTGGTTACTGTTAGCCACGTACATAGAACGTTCCGCACATGAACTGGCGGCCATCAAAGACGATCAGGCACTGCTGATTTTCGCCATGCAGTTTCAAGGCGTCGTCATGCCGTGGCTGAAAATAAAAGGTAAAACGACTGAGCTATTAAAGATATTTGATAGCGCGCTGGACCAGTTTAAACGCGAACAGCAACCCGCCATTGGCATAGGACGATAA